A genomic stretch from Hymenobacter psoromatis includes:
- a CDS encoding diaminopimelate decarboxylase, which translates to MSASLPTPALLAAAAQFGTPLYVYQADSIRAQYHKLTTAFSGHPTRFFYACKALTNVAVLKIMLAEGAGLDCVSLNEVRLGMHAGFQPENILFTPNSVAFSELVEAKELGVNLNIDNLAILEQFGATFGGSYPVCVRLNPHIEAGGNYKISTGHIDSKFGISIHQLRHLERVVKGTGLHVRGLHMHTGSEIKDVGVFLRALEILFDAARRFPDLEFLDLGSGFKVPYKPGDPETDVAGLGQQVAAAFREFETEYGRPLEAWFEPGKYLVSEAGFLLVEVSTVKHTTATVFAGVNSGFNHLIRPMMYDAYHYISNLSHPRGPERLYTVVGNICETDTFAWDRLLPEVREGDVLAFHNAGAYGFEMSSSFNSRLRPAEVLLDADAAPRLIRRRQTFEDLLAGQEG; encoded by the coding sequence CCTACCCCCGCCCTGCTGGCCGCCGCCGCGCAGTTTGGCACGCCCCTCTACGTGTACCAGGCCGATAGTATTCGGGCCCAGTACCACAAGCTCACGACGGCCTTTAGCGGCCATCCCACGCGGTTTTTTTATGCCTGCAAAGCGCTTACCAACGTGGCCGTGCTGAAAATTATGCTGGCCGAGGGCGCGGGCCTCGACTGCGTGAGCCTCAACGAGGTGCGGCTGGGAATGCACGCCGGCTTTCAGCCCGAGAATATTCTATTTACCCCCAACAGCGTGGCGTTCAGCGAATTGGTGGAAGCCAAGGAGTTGGGCGTGAACCTGAACATCGACAACCTGGCCATTTTGGAGCAGTTCGGGGCCACGTTTGGCGGCTCCTACCCGGTGTGCGTGCGCCTGAACCCGCACATCGAGGCGGGCGGCAACTACAAGATTTCGACCGGCCACATCGACAGCAAGTTTGGCATCAGCATTCACCAGCTGCGGCATTTGGAGCGGGTAGTAAAAGGCACCGGCCTGCACGTGCGCGGCCTGCACATGCACACGGGCTCCGAAATTAAGGACGTGGGCGTGTTCTTGCGGGCGCTGGAAATCCTGTTCGACGCCGCCCGGCGCTTCCCCGATTTGGAGTTTCTGGACCTGGGCTCGGGCTTCAAAGTGCCCTACAAGCCCGGCGACCCCGAAACCGACGTGGCCGGCCTGGGCCAGCAGGTGGCGGCGGCCTTCCGGGAATTTGAAACCGAATATGGCCGGCCGCTCGAAGCCTGGTTTGAGCCCGGCAAGTACCTGGTGAGCGAGGCGGGCTTTCTGCTGGTGGAGGTTTCGACGGTGAAGCACACCACGGCTACCGTGTTTGCGGGCGTCAATTCGGGCTTCAACCACCTCATCCGGCCCATGATGTACGACGCCTACCACTACATCTCGAACCTGTCGCATCCTCGCGGCCCCGAACGGCTCTACACGGTGGTGGGCAACATTTGCGAAACCGACACCTTTGCCTGGGACCGCCTGCTGCCCGAAGTGCGCGAGGGCGACGTGCTGGCCTTCCACAACGCCGGGGCCTACGGCTTCGAGATGAGCAGCTCGTTCAACTCGCGTCTGCGCCCCGCCGAGGTGCTGCTCGACGCCGACGCCGCCCCGCGCCTCATCCGCCGCCGCCAAACGTTCGAGGATTTGTTGGCCGGGCAGGAGGGGTAG